Genomic DNA from Solanum dulcamara chromosome 4, daSolDulc1.2, whole genome shotgun sequence:
ACTTTGCTCTACTAGTGTGTGGATTTTCACAGGTAAAAATTTCATCTCTTTCTCTCTTCACGTGAATTCGTTATAGGAATTCAAATCCTGAATCCGATCTCTTTTAAGTAACCATTTGATAGTAGTTGATGGAAATTTGAAAATCTCTATACAGAAACAACGATTTCAAAGAGggtgaaaaaaaattgatcaaatggGAGAAGTTGAATATTCGAGTTTAGATAGAGGAACTTCTTCAAATGTGAAGAACTTCACAAAGGTTTCATTGGTTCCTCTTACATTCCTTATATTCTACGGTGTCTCTGGTGGTCCTTTTGGTGTTGAAGATTCTGTACGTGCAGCTGGTCCATTTTTAGCACTTGTTGGTTATTTAATCTTTCCTATTATATGGAGCATTCCAGAATCGTTAATAACTGCAGAATTATGCTCTATGTTCCCCGAAAATGGAGGATATGTTGTTTGGGTATCGACCACTTTAGGTCCTTATTGGGGATTTCAATTAGGATGGGTCAAATGGTTGGGTGGTGTAGTTGATAACGCGTTGTACCCGGTTTTGTTTTTAGACTACATTAAATCTGATGTTCCAGTATTGGCCAATGGTTTACCAAGAACGATCGCGATTCTTGCTTTGATTATAGCACTCACATATTTGAACTATAGAGGTTTAACTATTGTTGCTTGGGTTGCTACCGCATTAGCCATATTTACTCTCCTTCCTTTTGTAATTATGGGACTTATCGCGCTTCCTAAGTTAGAGCCGTCGAGATGGTTTGTTGTAGATTTGGAAAATGTATAATGGGGGTTGTATCTAAATACGCTATTTTGGAATTTGAACTATTGGGATTTAGTGAGTACTATGGCAGGGGAAGTAGATAATCCTGGTAAAACAATTCCTAAGGCTTTGTTCTTTGCACTTCCTTTAGTTGTCTCTGTTTATATTTTCCCTCTTTTAGTTGGCACGGGAGCTGTTCCGTTGCATCGTGATCTTTGGAGTGATGGTTATTTCTCGGATATTGCTAAGATCATCGGAGGAGTATGGTTAAGATTTTGGGTACAAGGGGCTTCGGCTGTGTCAAATATGGGAATGTTTTTGGCTGAGATGAGCGGTGATTCATTTCAGCTTTTGGGAATGGCAGAACGGGGGATGCTTCCTGATTTTTTCGCGAAGAGATCGCGTTATGGAACCCCTCTTATCAGTATTTTGTTCTCTGCATCAGGTGTTGTGCTGCTGTCTTGGCTTAGTTTTCAAGAAATTGTGTCTGCTGAGAACTTTCTGAACTGTTTTGGAATGATTTTGGAATTTATATCTTTTGTGAAGTTAAGGATAAAATATCCAGCAGCATCAAGACCTTATAGGATTCCACTAGGAACAGTTGGTTCAATTTTAATTTGTGTCCCACCAacattttttattcttattgttatggCCCTATGTTCATATAAGGTCATGATTGTCAGTTTATTGGTTATTCTTCTTGGCCTTATTATGCAGCCTTGTCTAGTTTATAGTGACAAAAAGAAATGGTTAAGTTTCTCTGTTAGCTCTGATCTTGTTGATCTGCAGTCCAGATATCATCAGGTTGGTGAGGCTTGAATTGATGAATAAAAAGACAAACAGTCTGGTGCCTCTTCTacaagaggttgtttccaaacCTGTGGCCAAGGCTAGCCTAAAATGAGGAATGAGACTTCTATTTTCTTGATAATAGAAGCATTGAAtttgttgtatttttttcatttttgttggAATTGGGATAATTTAGAATGTTCAGACCATGGCAATTGTAAACGTAGAGTAATTTCGTCTGCTTTGGTTTGTATTCAAGTGTATGAATCACTATCATTGTATATGCAAACAAGTTGTAATTCTGGATAAGTTTTATGTAAATTACCAATGCAAATATTTTACCAATATTTATATGCTTTTATAAGTTTAATGTTACACTTACACATCATGAAATTTCACTCATTTTACTCTTTAATATATTCTAGTTCATATACCGGGTCCAACTATTGGACATCAATGGTATATATTGGAGTTTGCTTCTTCAGGAGGGTAATTAAAGTGCAACAAAATGTCTTAAAGTTTAATATGGTTCACGATTCACTACACATCTGACTTACCAATTTTAATAGCTACGACATATCCGAAATGGGAGCTGAGGTGGTTAGATTATACACCGAGATGCCCCAAGCAGCATAATCTATACACTGAAATGCTCCCAACAGCATATCCACTGTATAGGAGCCTATGGTACCATTCTTCTTGATAGATTATGTATTGTATTGTttcatttcataaattttaaaaaaataatagaaaaaggaATATTCTTAGTTCAATGACTAAAGTAATGAGACATCAGTATCTATGAGAAGCCTATAAAGCAAAGAAGACCTGGCCATTAATATTCCAAAAAAAACAAAGTTTACCTTATCTTTACACATCTGTCttcactttaaaaaataaaaaaaaatcttaatttaTCGGACATTTCCAAGAGTCTTTCCTCTTAAACATCGTATTTCTTGTCTAATGCTAATCTTTGCTTTAAATAAACCATGAACCATTCACTCCCACCTTCTACATTTGCTTCCAAAAACTCTTTTGTGGTTGGGACAGACATCCACTCATCTCAATCTttagttcttttattttttttccagaaaatctTTTTCACGGGTCAAAAGGACAATGGGTGGGTTCAATGGAAACAGCCCAAGAAACTCTCCAAAAGCTTCTCCAAGGAAAACATTTAGCCCAAAAAACTCTCCAAGAGCTTCTCCAAGAAGAACAAACACAACTCTAAAACAACTCCTTTTAGATTCAAGGAACATgacaaattttcttgattctgAGACAGAGGAATTACTTTCTCTAATATCTTACTGTTCTTTCACTTACACTTTCATTGATCCACAAGAATCCCCTTCACAACAAGATTTAAAGAGGCTAAAACTCATCCAACTCCTCTCCATCATCAAGACTCTCATAAAACCACTTGATGATCAAGTTCTTTCACCCCTTTTCATAATGTTGTCATCTAATCTTTTTAGGCCACTCCCTCCACCAATTCACTCTGTTGTCTCAATATTACCAGACGACGACGATCTTGTCAGCAATCCAACACCTTCCTGGCCACATTTGCAAATCGTTTACGACATTTTCCTCAGGATTGTTAGTAGAACAAGTGTTGAATCGCTCCGTATCTACATAGACCATGCTTTCCTCCTTAGTCTCCTCACGTTGTTCCAATCCGAAGACCAAAGGGAACGCGACAACTTGAAGAATGTGTTCCACAGAATCTATTCAAAGTTAACATTCTACAGACCATTCATGAGAAAGACTATGCATGATGTTTTCTTGCACTATGTTTATGAGACTGATCAAAGGCACCCTGGAATTGGAGAGCTTCTTGAAATATGGGGCACAATTATCAATGGATTTAGTGTTCCTTTGAAAGAAGAACACAAGTTTTTCTTGAATAAAGTTCTTGTCCCTTTGCATAAACCAAAAGGGATGCAGGTTTATTACAGGCAGTTGGCTTATTGTGTATCTCAGTTCGTGCAAAAAGAGCCTGAGCTTGGTGAGGTTGTGATCAGAGGCATATTGAAGTACTGGCCAGTTACAAATTGCCAGAAGGAAGTTCTGTTTATTGGTGAATTGGAAGAACTTGTGGAGTCTGTTGATTCCCAATTGTACAAGGAACTTGCCCTGCCTTTGTGCACCAAAATTACCAAGTGTTTAAACAGTTGGAACTCACAGGTAAAACCAACTTAGACTCAAAAAATTCACTATTCAAGACTGAACGTTAGAAATGGTTCATCTTTGAATTTCTAAAGTTTATTAATGCTAATTCCAAATTGGATAGTGTTTTAATGAGGCTTTTAAGTACTAAATAAAAATGAGAAGATTTTCAAGCAAACTAATTGTTCTGATTTTAGGTTGCTGAACGTGCATTATATGTGTGGAACAATGAACAATTCTGGAAGATGGCATCACAAGCAATGGAAGAAGTATTTCCAGTTCTAGTTGAAGGGATGGAGAAGAATCTGCAAGGTCATTGGAGCAAAAGTGTTCGACAATTAACAGAGAATGTGAAGGGAATGCTGGAAGCTCTAGCACCATTTCTCTATTCCAAGTGCCTTCTACAGCTAGAAATCCAAGAAGCCATTGAACGCATAGAAGAGATGAGAAGAAAGGAAATTtgggaaaaaattgaaaatgcaGCAATGTAATAAGAACATATACAGCAAGTGCATTTCACAATCAACAGATACAAAAGATGCCTTGGTAGTGAGTGTTTCCACAACATCATGTCCTGACTTGCCACAATTGAATATCCTAGGAAATATCTTCAATCTTATGTGAGTATTTGTCGTTTAAATCAATGTGATCATGTTCTGTCTATGGCTAAAACATTTTCCCATATGGAGACAACGATATACACAATGTATGATATTTCAATAAAGTGGCGATACTTCATATTTCAATGAAGCAATCCTCAAACAAAATTCAATTGAAAATTAACACCCAGAATCTTCAATACAGCATCTTCGAATACAATTAGTCACTTTCGCATTTCATTTCGAATTAtaactatcaaatattttttttcatcttcCTATAGACGGGAACTGAAAAAACAGAGCAggataaaaataacataatattttctttaaaatgatacataaaatttaaaccCTTCTACCAATAACCACAAAGTACAGACAACAATTATTTCTCTCGCCCACCATCGAGATCATTCATACCTCATTCGACCTCCCAACAGACCATCCCTTTCGAACCTCCAGATGAGAAAGTGGATCAACAAATTCTGAGACAACTAGCTATGATATCGTAGTCTAAAACCAACCAATGGGGCCTTATAATGGAAATAAAAAATCAGGAAAAGTTTCTCCTTAACCCAATATGAAATTGTCACACCCAATTATCTAAGACTTAACGATTGCCCCTTCAGGACAGAAACTgacaaaatcaaatataattgttGCATAGCACACCTGTACACTAAATTTGTCAAACCTCAGCTTCTCCAATTTTCCAGCTAATTGTTGTGCCCAAACCAGCAGCCCATGCGAAGCtttgaaagaataaaaatagCTTCAATCTTCAATGAGAATGTTGTCCGGACGAAATTGAACCCAAGACCGTATGTTTGCTCAACATGCATGGCAACAATAACAATCTGACAATGTTAAGAGTGACACCAATACAAAGCCAAGAGATCCACAGATCTGAAGTGTCATACAGCCGAGATGACAACATGCATTGAAACTTGGAAGATTCACtgtcaataattaattaaacttgATACATCAACAGCTTGTCCTTCACTGAGGGCTCCAAAGCTGACATGAACTGTTCCCAAGCACCATCCTTGAGCATCTGACAAAATATCCCCAAGCTCAGTATAATACATTGGACATCTTTATACCCCAAATACTATACCACTGAGAGCTAATGAGAAAAATGAGAAGTTGTCTTCATCTCCAGATGAAACTAACAAACCCTAAAAAGATCTCCAGAACTTTTGGGAGGAAGCaacttaaaaagtaaaaaagaagaagaaaaagaaacaaaaaaatgtGTAGAAGAGTTGCTCTCCATAATTCTTTTCCTTATTAAGATAAAAAGGAAGAAGACTTACTCTGCTACAAAGGAAGACCCATTCACAAATTAGCGAGTAAAAATTCAGCAAGAAATGAAAAGATACCCGTCAAGAGCAGATGAAAAAAAGAGAACTATAGCATCAGGCAATGCTTACTTGCTTATATCCTTGCAAAACCAAGCAGATTTCATTGCGTAGGTCTTCACTTCTTATCTCCTGATAAGAATCACAACATGAGGATACAAAGAAAAAATTCTCGGAGTTTCTCTTCCACTGTTGAAAATACAGAAACTGAAAACAGAAAGCTTACATGCCAACTTGCAATGGCTTTGGACAAAAAGACGAGTGAATTTAATGCACCTGATGGATTTGCCTTTACCTGAATAAATTTGAAACCAAGTAAGACACAGCTGTTAGATAACAACTTTTAACAggttttagaaaagaaaaattactcGTTTCCAATTTATGAGAACTTCTAGCATTTTTTTAGCATAAAGTGTAGTACTTCAAGTACAAAATCTAGATTAGTGTAAAGAAATGGATCTTGAGCCCAACTCAACCCAAAAAACTAGCTCAAGAGGTGATAAGCCCAAGTCATATAAAGAGAACGTCCATCCCATAATTGACCAATGTGGGACTTCTTCAACACCCCAGCTCACGCCCATGGCCGGATATCTGAAGCGTGGGCAATTTTAATATGGGGGCCCAATTGGgtcctgctctgataccatataaGGAAATGGATCTCGAGCCTAACTCatccccaaaagctagctcaaaaGGAGAGATTGTCCAAGCCATATAAAGAGACCACACATCCCATAATTGACCGTTGTGGGACTTCTTCAACAGTTGATATAAGATCATGTATACTGTCCTAAGTTAATTCAGCTTCTAGATGCCATCATCCATAAGTGGTCCAACTAAAGTACAAAAGGACAGCAATTTAAAGCTTTCAATAATaggaaatttaaaataaattagcaGTATTCAGTTCTTTGTGATCTGAACCGAAAGGCACTATCAGAAGACGAAACTACCATTGCACATAAACCACGAAATGCATCCTCCTTCTCAATATCATCACGTATCCTGCCACAAAGTGAGAACAAATTGGAATTCATCAGTGAGGCATTTTGAGCATTGTAATATGCTTATCAATATTGATGCAAGAGGAGAGTCAGGAATGGGTGGGTTCTCTCACATTCAATCCTATGAATTGGAAAGGATAAGAGAAAATCGAAGCTTCACATTGTGAAAGCAAGTTTTTTCTTATCAGACAAGCTTGACAAGTTAGTGTACTAGTAATGCAGCAACGAAGAATGGGTGGGTTCTCTCACATTCAATCCTTTTAGCTATGATTTTTCCTCTCAATACTTGATGAGCttgaaaagaaaagtaacacTATGAAAGCTAATGACATTCAACCATCTGCACTAAGACCAACATGCACATGCGTtcacattaaaaaataataaaaacacgAACGCATACGATGGCTTCAAAGAAGTTATTACTTCTTACCATATGGTAttatcaatcatcaaaataaTACTACCTCGGGGTTTTTCTTACCTGTCGATTAAGGCTTTGACACACCCACTAAATTATTCCCATCTTTTTCTTAATTGGGTAATTAATGATTATATGGCCCATCTTGGAAGAGAAAGGGTGAAATTGGAAAGAATATTATTAATGCTTTCTTGATTTTCTAAAGTGACCAAAGTTTTGGACAATTATTTTGGCTAAAATGACACATAAAAAGGACCAAAGGGAGTATTACTTGGAATTCGGCAAAGTTAACACAAAAATTTGCTAAAGCATGTGTCTCAGGAATTAGCAAACCAGCTTCAAAATGACAATGTTAGGATGGAGGTATTTCAAGTCTCACCATCAAATGTTTGGAGAAGATTAAGCCAAAATAACATGCTTCAGAAAAATTTGGTCAGCATGACCACATTACTCTCTGTTTCATGCAGAAAAGCCTACAGTTCTAGAGTTTTCAATGCATGAGCATATAGAACTACCAGTTACCAGTGAATGGAACAATTGCAGTTGAAGTTAACTTACATAGACAGAGCAAAACACCATGCTTGCAGAAAATGCTCCATATGTGGTGACACAAGCTCCGGACAAACCCATGCAAGTCTTCCGAGGGTGATTGCACTGTTCTCTATCAGTGACTTGTTCAGACCCTTCTTAGAATACATAAAACACATTTAAGCACAACATACATGCATTTTATGCATATATACAAACAACGGATCAACCAACCAATCATAAAATATTGCAATCTTAGATACGAAACAGAAAATTACCTCAGCATGTTGAAGGATTGGTACTAAGCATGAGACCACAGTCAGGACTACCGGAGATATCTCTTTTTGGACCTGAAATTATAAAGTTTAACATCACACTTGTAGCCCATAAAACAAGACAAAAGAAAATGCATATTATCTATTGGGAATTAAGTTGGCACAAAACAAGGAGCACAAACACAGTTGAAAGAAGAGCACCTGCACCTTAAATATTAAGGCAAAAAGCTCAGTGcaatcacaaatatatattttacagctccacatcattatcaatgatAAGAATCAATGTCGGATAATAGCTAACCAGTAGGCAGTAGTGGCAAATTCAACAAGACCCTGTTTACGTGGATTTGCATTAAGCTAGT
This window encodes:
- the LOC129887315 gene encoding serine/threonine protein phosphatase 2A 57 kDa regulatory subunit B' kappa isoform-like: MGGFNGNSPRNSPKASPRKTFSPKNSPRASPRRTNTTLKQLLLDSRNMTNFLDSETEELLSLISYCSFTYTFIDPQESPSQQDLKRLKLIQLLSIIKTLIKPLDDQVLSPLFIMLSSNLFRPLPPPIHSVVSILPDDDDLVSNPTPSWPHLQIVYDIFLRIVSRTSVESLRIYIDHAFLLSLLTLFQSEDQRERDNLKNVFHRIYSKLTFYRPFMRKTMHDVFLHYVYETDQRHPGIGELLEIWGTIINGFSVPLKEEHKFFLNKVLVPLHKPKGMQVYYRQLAYCVSQFVQKEPELGEVVIRGILKYWPVTNCQKEVLFIGELEELVESVDSQLYKELALPLCTKITKCLNSWNSQVAERALYVWNNEQFWKMASQAMEEVFPVLVEGMEKNLQGHWSKSVRQLTENVKGMLEALAPFLYSKCLLQLEIQEAIERIEEMRRKEIWEKIENAAM